One genomic window of Cupriavidus malaysiensis includes the following:
- the rplU gene encoding 50S ribosomal protein L21: protein MYAVVKTGGKQYKVAAGEKLKVEQIPADIGAEITLDQVLAVGAGDQIKFGTPLVSGASVKATVISQGRHDKVKIFKMRRRKHYQKRQGHRQNYTELRIEAIVA from the coding sequence ATGTACGCGGTCGTAAAAACCGGCGGCAAGCAATACAAGGTTGCTGCTGGCGAAAAACTGAAAGTAGAACAGATACCGGCTGACATTGGCGCTGAAATCACGCTCGACCAGGTGCTCGCAGTGGGCGCAGGCGACCAGATCAAGTTTGGTACGCCGCTGGTGAGCGGGGCTTCCGTCAAAGCTACCGTTATCTCCCAAGGTCGTCACGACAAGGTGAAGATCTTCAAGATGCGCCGTCGTAAGCACTACCAGAAGCGTCAAGGCCATCGTCAGAATTACACCGAACTGCGTATCGAAGCCATCGTTGCCTGA